One stretch of bacterium DNA includes these proteins:
- a CDS encoding pre-16S rRNA-processing nuclease YqgF, producing the protein MDPGLEKCGMAVCGPEGVLAHRVVGIADLEQVSRQWMESYRVEVVIVGNQTGCKQAFDILNRLELGIEGVPERNSTLLARRRYFRDHPPRGWRRLLPISLQVPPEPYDDYAAVVLAEAYLARRRG; encoded by the coding sequence GTGGACCCCGGCCTGGAGAAATGCGGGATGGCCGTGTGCGGGCCCGAGGGGGTGCTGGCACACCGGGTGGTCGGCATCGCTGACCTCGAGCAGGTCTCGAGGCAGTGGATGGAATCCTACCGGGTAGAGGTCGTCATCGTCGGGAATCAGACAGGATGCAAACAGGCGTTCGATATTCTAAACCGACTTGAACTCGGCATCGAGGGGGTGCCCGAGCGAAACTCGACCCTTCTGGCCCGGAGGAGGTACTTCCGGGATCACCCGCCGAGGGGGTGGCGCAGGCTCCTGCCCATTTCCCTTCAAGTGCCCCCGGAACCCTATGACGACTATGCCGCGGTAGTCTTGGCGGAGGCGTACCTGGCCCGCCGACGCGGGTAA
- a CDS encoding DUF3084 domain-containing protein: MNAAVVLIPTLILVSGLVAFVGNQVGRSIGRRRLAVFGLRPRYTAQAITVITGMLITVVTLAVVLLVNNDARQALFHLQEIRRQIATQEQKLGRLQGGDIVYLHDQEVLRTIIDGREPLPVVRNRVQAFFDLAAQAARQRGIVPPDDHAPIFVLSPSGVTVNDIANDLFERREPMVVRMLSNSNTVSGAPSLEVSVITFPNRLVFRAGEAIVTAKIDGRGSREQVESGLLKLVAGVGAIAKSRGVISPAFGPASSPPDIRLDPAVLLATLEHVQTGKAPVEVLAASTADTYTIGPVLITFK; encoded by the coding sequence ATGAACGCCGCCGTCGTGCTGATCCCGACGCTGATCCTCGTCAGCGGGCTGGTGGCCTTTGTCGGGAATCAGGTCGGGCGCAGCATCGGCCGCCGCCGGCTGGCCGTGTTCGGCCTTCGGCCCCGGTACACCGCCCAGGCGATTACGGTGATCACCGGCATGCTGATCACCGTGGTGACGCTGGCCGTCGTCCTGCTCGTCAACAACGACGCGCGCCAGGCCCTCTTCCATCTGCAGGAGATCCGGCGGCAGATCGCCACGCAGGAGCAAAAACTGGGGAGGCTGCAGGGCGGAGATATCGTGTACCTGCACGACCAGGAAGTGCTGCGGACGATCATCGACGGCCGCGAGCCCTTGCCGGTTGTCCGGAACCGGGTGCAGGCGTTCTTCGACCTGGCGGCGCAGGCGGCGCGGCAACGAGGCATTGTGCCCCCGGACGACCACGCTCCCATCTTTGTGCTCTCGCCTTCCGGCGTGACGGTCAACGACATCGCCAACGATCTGTTCGAGCGTCGTGAGCCGATGGTCGTGCGCATGCTCTCGAACAGCAACACCGTGAGCGGGGCGCCGTCCCTGGAAGTCTCGGTCATCACCTTTCCGAATCGTCTGGTCTTCCGGGCCGGGGAGGCGATCGTGACGGCGAAGATCGACGGCCGGGGATCCCGCGAACAGGTGGAATCGGGGCTGCTGAAGCTCGTCGCAGGGGTGGGCGCCATCGCGAAGTCACGCGGCGTCATCTCCCCGGCGTTCGGGCCGGCGTCCAGCCCGCCGGACATTCGGCTCGATCCCGCGGTGCTGCTGGCGACGCTGGAGCATGTGCAGACGGGGAAGGCGCCGGTCGAGGTACTCGCCGCGTCCACTGCGGACACCTACACCATCGGGCCCGTCCTCATCACGTTCAAGTGA